The following coding sequences are from one Arachis hypogaea cultivar Tifrunner chromosome 7, arahy.Tifrunner.gnm2.J5K5, whole genome shotgun sequence window:
- the LOC112702014 gene encoding protein trichome birefringence-like 43, with amino-acid sequence MVIAFLVLLLQFFGYVNGGDDEIHNLKGCDIYHGTWIYDDSYPLYNSSECFHLNMHFDCQQNGRPDKEYLKYRWKPYACNLPRFNGKDFLERLRNKRIAFVGDSISFNQWQSLTCILHSHHRHVAFIGGIRHHGFSKFTFPNHNVTILLLWNPFLVENESTSYGRVLNLSSIADSDATLWQQSDVLVFNSWLWWLQSGTATPWDFIADGNDLHKDMDRLVAYEKALTTWAYWVESNIDFHKTLVFFRGDAARHPNGSAWGNYDGKHCGEETEPIFKAKIPLMKIRGEEIVERVISKMSKAVKLMNITMLSQLRKDGHPGLYASPRHHGMDCSHWCLPGVPDTWNQLFYAEILRSL; translated from the exons ATGGTTATTGCATTTTTGGTTCTACTACTACAATTTTTTGGCTATGTAAATGGGGGAGATGATGAGATCCATAATTTGAAGGGGTGTGATATCTACCATGGAACATGGATTTATGATGACTCATATCCTCTTTACAACTCAAGTGAGTGTTTTCATCTAAACATGCACTTTGATTGCCAACAAAATGGTCGTCCAGATAAAGAATATCTCAAATATAGATGGAAACCCTATGCATGCAACCTACCAAG GTTTAATGGTAAGGATTTTCTGGAGAGATTAAGGAATAAACGGATAGCGTTTGTTGGGGATTCAATAAGCTTTAATCAGTGGCAGTCATTAACATGCATACTTCATTCACACCATCGTCACGTTGCATTCATTGGAGGGATTCGCCATCACGGTTTCTCCAAATTCACCTTTCCG AATCACAATGTGACAATACTTTTGTTATGGAATCCATTCCTAGTAGAAAATGAAAGCACTTCATACGGTCGTGTTTTGAACCTGAGTTCTATTGCCGATTCTGATGCTACTCTGTGGCAACAGAGTGATGTTCTGGTTTTCAATTCATGGCTATGGTGGCTTCAGTCTGGAACCGCAACTCC GTGGGATTTCATAGCGGATGGTAATGATTTACACAAAGACATGGATCGTTTGGTTGCATATGAGAAGGCACTGACTACATGGGCTTATTGGGTGGAAAGTAACATTGATTTTCATAAGACTCTAGTCTTCTTCCGAGGAGATGCAGCAAGACATCCTAA TGGTAGCGCTTGGGGGAATTATGATGGGAAGCATTGCGGTGAAGAAACAGAGCCAATATTTAAGGCAAAGATTCCATTGATGAAGATTCGAGGCGAAGAAATAGTGGAGAGAGTGATTAGTAAAATGTCAAAGGCAGTGAAATTGATGAACATAACAATGCTTTCACAATTGAGAAAAGATGGACACCCAGGTCTTTATGCTTCACCAAGGCATCATGGCATGGATTGTAGCCATTGGTGTCTCCCTGGAGTTCCTGATACTTGGAATCAACTCTTTTATGCTGAGATTCTTAGATCCTTGTAA